The proteins below come from a single Alnus glutinosa chromosome 9, dhAlnGlut1.1, whole genome shotgun sequence genomic window:
- the LOC133878552 gene encoding probable protein phosphatase 2C 24: protein MAEICCGMVSESEASTPCEQSSRAARRRRMEIRRFKFVSGGVSSPEKENEHKRQKIEAYSRDCENAVENTDSDEEKQVLVAERGRSESKDVSISNQSLNLSISTGSLSPSTPVVPEASREYPKYGVASVCGRRRDMEDAVAIHPSFCRRDRETTTELHYFGVYDGHGCSHVATKCKERLHELVKEELESKEEWKTAMERSFWRMDKEAIAWNENVLGAKCRCELQSPECDAVGSTAVVSIVTSDKIIVANCGDSRAVLCRNGKPVPLSSDHKPDRPDELIRIQAAGGRVIYWDGPRVLGVLAMSRAIGDNYLKPYVSCEPEVSVTDRTAEDDCLILASDGLWDVVSNETACGVARMCLRGKAHAPPRSPMEDEAAASETSDKACSDASMLLTKLALARHSTDNVSVVVVDLRRDT from the exons aTGGCGGAGATCTGCTGCGGAATGGTGAGTGAGAGCGAGGCATCGACGCCGTGTGAACAGAGCTCACGAGCGGCTAGACGGAGAAGAATGGAGATCAGACGGTTTAAATTCGTCTCCGGCGGCGTGTCTTCGCCGGAGAAGGAGAACGAGCACAAGCGTCAGAAGATAGAGGCATATTCTCGGGACTGCGAGAACGCTGTGGAGAACACGGATTCGGATGAGGAAAAGCAAGTGCTTGTGGCGGAAAGAGGAAGATCCGAGAGCAAAGACGTATCAATTTCGAATCAGTCTTTGAATCTGTCAATTTCGACGGGGAGTCTCTCTCCTTCGACCCCTGTGGTTCCAGAGGCTTCCAGGGAGTACCCGAAGTACGGCGTTGCATCGGTGTGTGGAAGGCGGAGAGACATGGAGGACGCGGTGGCAATCCACCCTTCGTTTTGTCGCCGAGATCGGGAAACCACCACTGAATTGCATTACTTTGGAGTCTACGACGGCCACGGCTGCTCTCAT GTGGCGACGAAGTGTAAAGAGCGGTTGCACGAGCTGGTGAAGGAAGAGTTGGAGAGCAAGGAAGAATGGAAGACCGCGATGGAGCGAAGCTTCTGGCGCATGGACAAGGAAGCGATTGCATGGAACGAGAACGTTTTGGGAGCCAAGTGCAGGTGCGAGCTCCAGTCGCCCGAGTGCGATGCGGTTGGGTCCACTGCGGTCGTTTCCATCGTAACGTCCGACAAGATCATCGTCGCCAACTGCGGCGACTCCAGAGCTGTGCTTTGCCGGAACGGCAAGCCTGTTCCTCTGTCGTCCGATCACAAG CCGGATCGTCCAGACGAGCTGATCCGGATCCAGGCCGCCGGTGGTCGGGTTATATACTGGGACGGCCCACGGGTTCTCGGAGTTCTCGCCATGTCAAGAGCCATTG GTGATAACTATCTCAAACCCTACGTGAGCTGCGAGCCGGAGGTGTCGGTAACGGATCGGACGGCGGAGGACGACTGTCTGATCCTGGCGAGTGACGGGCTGTGGGACGTTGTGTCCAATGAAACGGCTTGTGGGGTGGCGCGTATGTGTCTTCGAGGGAAGGCCCACGCGCCCCCGCGTTCGCCGATGGAGGATGAAGCGGCTGCGTCGGAGACATCCGACAAGGCCTGCTCGGACGCGTCGATGTTGCTGACGAAGCTGGCGTTGGCTAGGCACAGTACTGATAACGTTAGCGTGGTCGTGGTGGACCTCAGAAGGGACACGTAA
- the LOC133876968 gene encoding methylsterol monooxygenase 2-2 — protein MASIIESGWLYLITHFSDFQLACLGSFFLHESVFFFSGLPFIYLERAGWLSKYKIQTKNNSPAAQEKCITRLLLYHFGVNLPVMIFAYPVFKFMGMQSSLPLPSWKVVLTQIIFYFILEDFVFYWGHRVLHTKWLYKHVHSVHHEYATPFGLTSEYAHPAEILFLGFATIVGPAITGPHLITLWLWMVLRVLETVEAHCGYHFPWSLSNFLPLYGGADFHDYHHRLLYTKSGNYSSTFTYMDRVFGTDKGYRKLKALKKVGVEDGDKQM, from the exons ATGGCTTCGATCATCGAATCTGGGTGGCTG TATCTGATCACACATTTCAGTGACTTTCAACTGGCATGTCTTGGAAGTTTCTTTCTCCATGaaagtgtctttttcttttccggACTTCCTTTTATATATCTTGAGAGGGCAGGTTGGCTGAGCAAATACAaaattcag ACAAAAAATAACAGCCCGGCAGCTCAGGAGAAATGTATTACTCGCCTACTGCTGTATCATTTTGGTGTCAATCTTCCAGTTATGATCTTCGCATATCCCGTCTTCAAATTCATGGGCATGCAAAGTAGTCTTCCATTGCCGTCCTG GAAAGTAGTTTTAACGCAGATAATATTCTACTTCATCCTTGAGGACTTTGTATTCTATTGGGGACACCGGGTTCTGCATACCAAATGGTTGTACAAGCATGTCCACAGTGTCCATCATGA ATATGCTACACCTTTTGGACTGACTTCTGAATATGCTCACCCTGCTGAGATACTGTTCCTCGGCTTTGCTACCATTGTTGGTCCTGCAATCACTGGGCCTCATCTGATTACTTTGTGGTTATGGATGGTACTAAGAGTCTTAGAGACAGTTGAGGCACATTGTGGTTACCATTTTCCATGGAGCCTTTCAAACTTCTTGCCTTTGTATGGGGG AGCTGATTTTCATGACTATCACCACCGTTTGCTTTATACCAAATCTGGCAACTACTCGTCAACTTTTACTTACATGGACAg GGTATTTGGAACCGATAAAGGTTATAGAAAGTTGAAAGCTCTGAAGAAAGTCGGCGTTGAAGATGGTGACAAGCAAATGTAA
- the LOC133877902 gene encoding tropinone reductase homolog At2g29290-like, with protein MAQAAEMGSRERRWSLQGMTALVTGGTKGIGHAIVEELTGLGATVHTCSRNELELNECLSEWRKKGFQVTGSVCDASSPTEREKLITAVSSLFNGKLNILVNNVGTNIMKTTTEYTAENFSFIMATNFESAYHFSQLSHPLLKASSAGNVVFVSSVCGVVSVNVGSIYAATKGAMNQLTRSLACEWAKDNIRTNCVAPWFIWTPLADPYLANENFLNSVISRTPMGRVGEPKEVSSLVAFLCLPAASYITGQTICVDGGMTVNGLLCP; from the exons atggctcAGGCAGCTGAAATGGGTAGCAGAGAAAGAAGATGGAGTCTTCAAGGAATGACAGCTCTTGTCACGGGCGGAACAAAAGGAATAGG GCATGCTATTGTGGAGGAACTCACAGGTTTAGGGGCGACTGTACATACATGCTCTCGGAATGAGCTCGAGCTGAATGAATGTTTAAGTGAATGGAGAAAGAAGGGCTTTCAAGTCACTGGTTCAGTGTGCGATGCATCCTCTCCAACTGAGCGAGAGAAGCTAATAACCGCGGTCTCCTCCCTCTTTAATGGGAAACTCAACATCCTT GTTAACAATGTAGGAACAAACATAATGAAAACGACCACAGAGTACACAGCTGAAAATTTCTCCTTTATCATGGCCACGAATTTCGAATCTGCTTACCATTTTAGCCAACTTTCACATCCTCTTCTGAAAGCTTCATCAGCAGGGAATGTTGTATTTGTGTCTTCAGTTTGTGGTGTTGTATCAGTGAATGTGGGATCCATATATGCAGCAACTAAAG GAGCAATGAACCAGCTAACAAGAAGTTTGGCATGCGAGTGGGCAAAAGATAACATAAGGACTAATTGTGTTGCACCATGGTTTATCTGGACCCCCCTTGCTGATCCT TATCTTGCTAATGAAAACTTCTTGAACTCTGTTATCTCTCGAACACCCATGGGACGCGTTGGAGAGCCAAAAGAAGTATCGTCCTTAGTGGCGTTCCTTTGCCTTCCTGCGGCCTCTTACATAACCGGACAGACTATCTGCGTCGACGGAGGGATGACCGTGAATGGCTTATTGTGCCCATAA